CGCCCTCCCGCCGCTCGTCGGCGTCCTCGCGTTCCTGTTCCTGTACGGTGAGTCGGGGATGCTGCCGCGCGCGCTCCAGGCTGCCTTCGGGCTCGACGCCGTGCCGTTCTCGTTCGGCGGCGTCGGCGCGGTGCTGGCGGTCCACGTCTACGTGTTCTACGTCTACTTCTACCTGTTCGTCGGCGCCGCCCTCCGCGACCTCGACGCGTCGCTCCTCGACGCCAGCGCCGACCTCGGGGCCGGGCCGTGGACGACGTTCCGGCGCGTCGTGCTGCCGCTCCTCCGGCCGGCGCTCCTCGGCGCGTCGCTGCTCGTGTTCATGCTGTCGATGGCGTCGTTCACGGCGCCGCTCCTCTTCGCCGAGGGCGAGCCGTTCCTGACGACGCAGATCTACCAGTTCAAGACGAACGGCGCGCTCGATCGGGCCGCGGCGGTCTCGGTCGTCCTCACGGGGCTCTGCCTCCTGTTCCTCGTCGGCGTCGAGTTCCGGGGCGCGGCGACGCGGTCGACTAGCAGCAAGGGCGTCGGGCGCGGGCCGGGGCCGCTTCGGGGGCCGGCCCGCGTCGTGGCCGGCGTGCTGGCCGTGGTGATGCTCGTCGTCGTGCTCCTGCCCGTCGCCACGGTGGTCCTGCTGTCGTTCGTGGAGGAGGGCTCGTGGACCACGCAGGTGCTCCCGGACACGTTCACGGTCGCCAACTACACGGCGCTCTTCGCCCAGCCCGACGTCCTCGCCCCCATTACCAGTTCGTTGTGGATGGCCGCGCTCGCGACGGCCGCGAACGTCGTGTTCGGCGTGGCGACGGCGCTCGTCGTGGTAAAGGGCCGCGTCCCGGGCCGCGGGCTGATCCGGGCGCTCGCGCTCCTGCCGTTCGCCGTGCCGGGGACGGTCCTCGCGCTCGGCCTCCTCTTCCTGTTCGACGAACCGACGGCGCTCTCCGGCGGCGCGGTCCTCATCGGGACCGTGTGGCTGCTCCCCCTCGCGTACTTCGTCCGCCACATTCCCCTCGTGGTCCGCTCCACGCAGGCGTCGCTGGAGGGCTTCGACGACCGGCTCGCGGAGGCCTCGGCCGACCTGGGGGCCGGCGGGTGGACGACGTTCCGGCGCGTCGTGATGCCCGTCATCGGGCCGGGCGTGGTGGCCGGCGGGCTCCTCACGTTCGTGACGGCGCTGGGCGAGTTCGTCGCCTCGATCATGCTCTACGTCTACGCCAACCGGCCGATCTCGGTCGAGGTGTTCGCACAGCTCCGGATCTTCGCGTTCGGGCAGGCCGCGGCGTACAGCGTGCTCCTGATGGCGCTCGTGGCGCTCGCCGTCGTCGCCAGCCGGCGGCTCGGCGGGCGGGCAGAGCTCGGCTGACCCGGTCCGCCTCGGCGCCCGAGGCGGGCGGGCTGGGTCACCTCCGAGCCGGGCTGGCGAGGGAGTCATTTGATGAGAGCGGTTCCACCTCGCGGAGCGAAGCCCCTACCTTTCAGACTCCCCTCTCTGGCGCCCGTCCATGAAAGTCACCGTCCTCGGAGCCGGCACCATCGGCACGGCCGTCGCTGTCGACCTCGCCACGAGCGGCGACGCGACGCGCGTGCAGGTCTGCGAGGCCCAGCCCGCCACGCTCCGGGCGTTCCGCGCGGCCCACGCGCACCCGAACCTCCGGACGTTCGAGGCCGACGCACGCGACGCCCAGGCCCTCGAGCCGATCGCCAACGGGAGCGCCGTCGTCGTGTCGTGCGTGGGGCCCGAGCACTCGGACCGGCTGGCCCGGCTGGCGCTCGGCCTCGGGGCCCACTTCGTCGACCTCGGGGCCTCGCTCCGCGACGCGGGCCTGCCGGAGCTCGCCGAGCGGCGCCAGCGGTGGATCGTGACGGGCTGCGGGCTGGCGCCGGGC
This sequence is a window from Rubrivirga marina. Protein-coding genes within it:
- a CDS encoding ABC transporter permease — protein: MLSRRAAWALAVPVVLVLLGYVVWPNVETARLGLDAGLLADLFGQGRAAGTRALVNSVGVSLGTVFGGGVVGTALAWALWRYDLPLRKTLGAVAALPLALPPLVGVLAFLFLYGESGMLPRALQAAFGLDAVPFSFGGVGAVLAVHVYVFYVYFYLFVGAALRDLDASLLDASADLGAGPWTTFRRVVLPLLRPALLGASLLVFMLSMASFTAPLLFAEGEPFLTTQIYQFKTNGALDRAAAVSVVLTGLCLLFLVGVEFRGAATRSTSSKGVGRGPGPLRGPARVVAGVLAVVMLVVVLLPVATVVLLSFVEEGSWTTQVLPDTFTVANYTALFAQPDVLAPITSSLWMAALATAANVVFGVATALVVVKGRVPGRGLIRALALLPFAVPGTVLALGLLFLFDEPTALSGGAVLIGTVWLLPLAYFVRHIPLVVRSTQASLEGFDDRLAEASADLGAGGWTTFRRVVMPVIGPGVVAGGLLTFVTALGEFVASIMLYVYANRPISVEVFAQLRIFAFGQAAAYSVLLMALVALAVVASRRLGGRAELG